One part of the Mesorhizobium sp. M4B.F.Ca.ET.058.02.1.1 genome encodes these proteins:
- a CDS encoding LysR family transcriptional regulator has translation MRFKGLDLNLLVVLDALLTERNLSAAARRINLSQPAMSAAVARLRDYFRDELFTIRGRERFLTPRAAAFAPAVRDALQHIQCSIISSDPFDPARADRLFRIILSDFVTLVFFEKLVERIAREAPAVSFELLPVDDSPDELLRRGDVDFLILPDMFTSSVHSSVPLFDEKLVCVGCPTNKQLPQQLTFERYMSMRHVAVRFGRTMKPSIEEWFLLEHGLKRRVEVAVQGFSMIPPMVSGTARIATMPLRLVRHFENTFPLRVIELPLPFPTFTETLQWPALHNSDPASIWMREIMMQEASRMAVPL, from the coding sequence ATGCGTTTCAAAGGACTTGATCTAAATCTCCTCGTTGTGCTCGACGCACTCCTGACGGAGCGTAATCTCTCGGCGGCGGCACGCAGGATCAACCTGAGTCAGCCCGCCATGAGTGCGGCCGTCGCCCGACTGCGCGATTATTTCCGCGATGAACTGTTTACGATAAGAGGTCGCGAACGATTTCTAACCCCGCGTGCGGCAGCATTTGCCCCCGCAGTTCGCGACGCTCTCCAGCACATCCAGTGCTCGATTATTTCTTCGGATCCGTTTGACCCAGCTCGAGCCGATCGCCTCTTCAGGATCATTCTTTCCGATTTCGTCACGCTCGTGTTTTTCGAAAAGCTTGTGGAGCGTATTGCACGGGAAGCCCCCGCCGTCAGCTTCGAACTGCTGCCTGTCGACGATAGCCCCGATGAGCTTCTCCGGCGCGGTGACGTCGATTTTCTAATTCTACCGGATATGTTCACGTCGAGTGTGCATTCAAGCGTTCCGCTGTTTGACGAGAAGCTCGTGTGCGTAGGCTGTCCCACAAACAAGCAGCTGCCACAGCAGCTTACATTCGAGAGATACATGTCGATGAGGCACGTCGCGGTCAGGTTCGGGCGTACGATGAAGCCGTCTATCGAGGAATGGTTTTTGCTTGAGCATGGCCTTAAGAGACGTGTCGAGGTCGCCGTGCAGGGCTTCAGCATGATTCCACCTATGGTGTCCGGCACAGCTCGTATAGCGACCATGCCCTTGCGGCTGGTCAGGCATTTCGAAAACACGTTCCCCCTGCGGGTTATCGAACTTCCGCTGCCATTTCCCACATTCACCGAGACCCTCCAATGGCCGGCCCTCCACAATAGCGATCCGGCAAGCATCTGGATGCGGGAGATAATGATGCAAGAGGCATCTCGGATGGCTGTCCCGCTGTGA
- a CDS encoding TIM barrel protein gives MRQVSPRFALDHMAAPRLDVSALFALARDQGLTDVQIRYPHFSNPVARGIPAADVRFAATEAGITIISVNALQRFNDWTPTRQAEASNLADYATACGAETLVLVPANRSSWPTNSERQDNLRFALNEIKPILQSRGLIGLIEPLGFRTCSLRSKKEAAEAVAAVDGQSVFRLVHDTFHHTLAGETCLFCELTGLVHISSVNDPTFWIYPDRFLAGSDNGSQIQALLDGGYAGPFSFELVEEVHSLDDLAGALAASIDFIRRGLLSSE, from the coding sequence ATGCGCCAGGTATCGCCCCGCTTTGCACTCGATCACATGGCGGCGCCCCGCCTTGACGTCAGTGCGCTTTTCGCGCTTGCCCGTGACCAAGGCCTGACCGACGTCCAAATCCGTTACCCTCATTTCAGCAATCCTGTCGCACGCGGCATTCCGGCTGCGGACGTCCGGTTTGCCGCTACCGAAGCGGGCATCACGATCATCTCTGTCAACGCCTTGCAGCGGTTCAACGACTGGACTCCAACGCGTCAGGCCGAGGCAAGCAACCTCGCCGATTATGCGACGGCGTGCGGGGCGGAGACGCTCGTTTTGGTGCCGGCCAACCGCAGCTCGTGGCCCACCAATAGCGAGCGCCAGGACAATCTTCGTTTCGCTCTAAACGAGATCAAGCCAATCCTCCAGTCGCGGGGTCTGATCGGTCTTATCGAGCCGCTGGGTTTCCGAACCTGCTCGCTTCGATCAAAGAAGGAAGCGGCCGAGGCCGTTGCCGCGGTTGATGGCCAGTCCGTCTTTCGCCTCGTGCACGACACGTTCCACCACACCCTGGCCGGGGAGACATGCCTGTTCTGCGAGCTTACCGGCCTGGTGCACATTTCAAGCGTAAACGACCCGACCTTCTGGATTTACCCCGATCGCTTTCTTGCAGGTTCCGACAATGGCAGCCAGATTCAGGCGCTGCTGGATGGCGGCTACGCGGGACCTTTCTCGTTCGAGCTGGTCGAGGAAGTCCATTCTCTGGACGATCTCGCAGGCGCACTTGCCGCCAGCATCGACTTTATCCGGCGAGGGCTATTGTCGTCAGAGTAG